TTTCGATTCAAACGCCGTTCATTCGACCGCTTCCCATCCGTCCTGCGCGGGCGTCGGGACGGGCCAGCGATTCACGGGCTGTCCTCCCGTGTCCTTCTTCCAGATGCGGCCGTCCTCGCCCATGAGGAAGGTCAGACGGCCGGTCTGACCGTACTGGGCCGGCCAGGCCGTCACGGCGAAACGCTTGCGGTTCGTGAAGCTCTGGCCGTCTTTGTCCTCGTCCTTGGCGTAGGGCTCTCCGTCCGGGTCGGTGGTGAGCATCCGGAAGTGGTAGCCGTTTTTGGCCGCCGGCGTCAGGCCGTATCGGGGCGCGCCCTCGGGATCCGCCTGGGCCGTCGCCGGGTCGAGCAGAAAGATGGCCTGTCCCGAACGGTCCTTGAGCGCGTAGAGGCCCGCGACGTCCCGCGTCCAGTAGTCGGCCGTGCCGTTGCGGTCGCTGTCGGAATTCTTGAACGTTTCTTCCGCCTGCCGGATGAACCGAAGGCTGATCTCGGCGAGACGCTCGTTCGCCGCAATGCCGGCCCCCGGCAGATTGCCCCGATCGGCGGCCGTGATGATTCCGGGAATGGCCACCGCCGCCACGATCGCGGCGCCGCCGATCAGGACCGTCTGCGAAATGGGCACCAAACTCACGCTTTCCACGACGATCGCGTCCGGACGCGTGGCCTTCTGGATCCGCATCGGGCCGATCAGGTCCGCCAGCGTTTCTCCCAGGGGAAGCTGGGCCAGGTCCACGATGAGATCGCCCGTCTGGGGATCTCGAGTGAAGTCCCGCCCCAGGTGCGCGAAGGGTTCCACCAGGCCGTAGAAGACCGCCACCCACCGGCCCACGTCCAGGTAATACCAGGATTCGGCGCCGTCGCGCGGGGCCACCGTGCGGAACCTCGGATCCTCTCCGATCGGCCTGCCGGGACGCTCCGAGCGCAGGATGTGGCGCTGGAGCGCATGGGGATGACTCGAGAAGTAAAGCGTGTTCCCCTCCACGAACCAGCAGGGGGCGTAACCCGTCGAACCGAACGGGAAAGGATCTTCTCCGGCGTCCAGGAGGTCGGCCGGGAGGAACGGAGAGGCCGTCGGAAGTCCGCGCGCCAGCGTCCGGATTGTGCGCCCTCGGAACGTCGCTTCCTCGAAGGCGATTCCTTCGGCGCGCGCGATTTTCCCGAGCGCCGCCTCGAAGCCGGCCGGGTCGGCCAGCTCGACCATCAGGAGGTCGTCCGGAAAAAGTCCCCGGCCCTCCGGCGCGTGACCGTAGGTCGTCCAGGCGGTCCCCAGGGTCGCCAGCGCGTCGCGGAGCGAAAGCCCCCACCGCTTCTCGAGATCGCGGATTCCCTGGGTGAGGGACTCGTCGAACGAGGGGGCGACCTTCGTGCAGGACAGAAGCGTGTCGTAGGTCCCCGGCGCGTCCAGGCGGAAGTGCATGTACGACAGAGACCCTTCGGGGACGCGGGAGGCGAAGGGATCCGGCGCCGGACGTCCGGCCAGGAAACGCAGGAGCCCGCGGTCCTGGCGCGAAGTCACGACGGCGGTTCGCTCCCGCGTCCAGACGCCCTCGTAGGAAAGACCCAGCGCCACGGCCGAGACGTCCGCCAGTCCGAGCGCTTCGATCACCTTCAACGCCTCGTCGCCGATCTCCGCTCGAAACCGCCGGAGCACGGCCTCGGTATTGAGGAAGGACAGGAGGAAGTGCCGGTTCTCCGGGGCGACGTGCCCGCGGGCGGCGGCGAACGACGCGCTCGCCCGCAGCCCCTGGAAGGCGCGGTCGGCGGCCGCGGAAATGAGCCCCTGCATCCGCTCGGCCTGCGTGGTGACGAGGAGCGTGTTTTCGACGAAGGCCAGATAGAAACGGAAATCGTCGTTGCCGAGTTCGTGGACCGTGACCCCCTCATGCTGGAATTCCCCCTCGTGGAGGTTTCCGTTCGGATGCCGGCGTACGGTCTTCTTGAACTCGTCCAGAGCGCGTCGGAGCCTGGCGGGATCCGGAGCTCCCAGCGAAACGACAAGATCGATCTTGTGCTGTTCGTTCACGGGCAGGTCCAGAAGGGCGAAGCCGAGGGGCGCTCCGAGAATCTCCCAGATTTCGTCGATCGAAAGGCCGAAGGTCTGCCGGACGGAGTCGTTCCAGGACGGCGAGACTTCCCCGGCGAACTGGACGGGCTCGGTCTTGCGCCTGTGCCACCAGCGTTCGATGGGGCGGCGAAACGCGCGGATCTCGGGATGTTCCCAGAAGCGCGCCAGGCCCGACCGCGCGTAGTCCTGCGAAGCGGCCGGCGATTGCGGGATGGAAAGGTAGAAAAGGACGTCCGGGGGCAGCAGCCGTTCCAGGAGGTGCGGGTCCGGGGCCGCCTGGGGGCCGAAGGAAAGCGCGGCCAGGGCCAAGGCCAGGGTCGCGGTGCGCGCGAAGCGGGACATGGCGGCCCTCCTGAATGCGGGGGTAAAGTGTAGTGGGTTAAGTATACGGCCTGCGGACCGAACCTGGCAAGGTTCCGGGAGTGTCCAAACAGCGGGGAGGTCGACCATGAAAAGAGGCTTGTGGGGCGCGCTCGTTTTGGCGACGGGCGCCTGGAGGGTTCCGGCGCAGGAGGAGGCTCCCGACCGCGTGGGGAAGGACCGTGCCCCCGTGGTGGCCCGCAAGTCCCTCCAGGAGGTCCAGAAGCGCAGGAACTGCGCCATTCTGGTGATCCATCAGATGGGCATCGGACGCAACCAGCCGCCCCTCGAGGGAAATTTCGAGGGCGTCCTTCGAAAGGATTTCGCCGCCGTCAAAGGGACCGCGGAGATCTACGCCCGGGGGACGTCCTACCTCGTCAATCTGGGGGGGCGTTTCGATCCGCCCGAGGAGCTGACGGGCGTCGAGGGACTTCAGGCGCAAAGCTTCCGCAATCCCGCGCTGCTTCTCAAAGAGGTGGAGCGCCTTCTGGCTTCCGCGACGTTCGGCGGGGACGAGAAGGTGGACGGGCGGGAGTGCCGGATCGTGGACTTCGTCGCGGACGAGGCCCTGGTCAAGCAGCACCTGCGGGAGCTGGAGGCCCGGCTCAACCGGGAGTGGCGCCGTCAGGGAGGACTTATGGCGGAGTTCATCAATCTCACCCACGCCCTCGACGCCCGCCAGAGCGTGGCCACCTACCGGATGTCGGTGGGAAAGGCGGACCTCCTGCCGTACCGGCTCGAGTATGTTCTGAGACCCAAATTCCGGCCCGGTGCGATTCCGGGAGCGGAACGGCTGCCGAATCTGGATTCACGCATCGACGTGCGCTTTTCCCGTTGGGATGAGGACGCGCCCTTCGAAATTCCTTCGGTCATCCGCGAGAAGTGGGGGATTCGTTAGGCCGTCAGGCCTGCGCCCGCGCCGGCCGCGCCGTCGTCAAGCCGCCCTCGGTCATCGGTTCGTGGACCGAGGTCGTCAGCTGATAGAGTACGCCGAAGATGAGAAGCGGCAGGAAGATGCAGAGGTGGATGAGGATCTGCGCTTCGGTCTTGACGTCCCCGGCCAGGCGGCTGACGATCGCCGAAGAAACCCCGTAGGTCACGAACACCGCTCCGATCAGGGACGAGTTGAAGACGAAGAAGAACTTCGGGAAGATCGCCCCGAGGCCGCCCCCCAGGAGGAACGCCAGGCAGATCGAGGCCAGAGTATGGTCCCCCGGCCGGAAGGTCTGCGGGAAGAACACGGTCCCCAGGACCGCCACCGTGAAGCCCCCGAGAAGAATTCCGACGAAGCGCCGCCAGCACGTGGCCACGAACGCTCCGGCCACGGCGCAGACGGCCAGGTAGAGCATCGGGGTCACGCCCCCCCCGGCCGGCTGCAGGTGGCTCTTGAGGAGAAGTCCCGCCCAACCGCCCGCCAGAAAGCCGGTCACTCCGAGGAAGTAGGAGTGGTGTTTCCACGCGAAAAGAAGAAACGAACCGCCGAAGACGATCGACAGGAGTGCCACGATCTCGGGGAAGTGGGCCCCCACGAGGTTCTTGTGGGCCGAAAGGTTCAGCCTCTGGACGAGTTCCACCAGTTCGCGGATCATGCCGGCACTCCCCGCCTATGAGGACTTATCGGCAGGCCCGCCCGTTCTCTTCAGACCCTCAAATCGCGGGAATCGAATCCCGGACGCGAGGTCATTTGATCCGGCCGGCCCGGCGGGCTATAAAGGAACCCCGTGGCTCGGCGGATCGGCATCCTGACCGGCGGCGGCGACGCGCCGGGACTTAACGCCGCGATCCGCGCCGCGGCCAAGACGCTCCTCCTCCGGGGCGCTTCCGTTCTGGGGATCCTCGACGGCTTTGAAGGGCTCGTCCACGGCCGCGGACGGGAACTCACCTTCGACGACGTTTCCGGCATCCTGGCGCGCGGGGGCACGATCCTCGGGACGGCCAACCGGGGGGACGCGCCCGCGCGGATGGACGAGGCGGTCCGCCGATTCCGCCGGTGGAAGCTCGATGCGGTGCTGGTCCTCGGAGGGGAAGGGACGCAGCACCTGGCGCATGCCTTCGAGAAGCGCGGCGGCCGCGCGATCGGCGTGCCCAAGACGATCGACAACGACCTGCCCGCGACGGATCTGAGTTTCGGATTCGACACGGCGGTCTCGGTCGCCGCCGGAGCGCTCGACGTCCTCCACAGCACGGCGGACGCCCACGGC
Above is a window of Planctomycetota bacterium DNA encoding:
- a CDS encoding DUF2950 family protein codes for the protein MSRFARTATLALALAALSFGPQAAPDPHLLERLLPPDVLFYLSIPQSPAASQDYARSGLARFWEHPEIRAFRRPIERWWHRRKTEPVQFAGEVSPSWNDSVRQTFGLSIDEIWEILGAPLGFALLDLPVNEQHKIDLVVSLGAPDPARLRRALDEFKKTVRRHPNGNLHEGEFQHEGVTVHELGNDDFRFYLAFVENTLLVTTQAERMQGLISAAADRAFQGLRASASFAAARGHVAPENRHFLLSFLNTEAVLRRFRAEIGDEALKVIEALGLADVSAVALGLSYEGVWTRERTAVVTSRQDRGLLRFLAGRPAPDPFASRVPEGSLSYMHFRLDAPGTYDTLLSCTKVAPSFDESLTQGIRDLEKRWGLSLRDALATLGTAWTTYGHAPEGRGLFPDDLLMVELADPAGFEAALGKIARAEGIAFEEATFRGRTIRTLARGLPTASPFLPADLLDAGEDPFPFGSTGYAPCWFVEGNTLYFSSHPHALQRHILRSERPGRPIGEDPRFRTVAPRDGAESWYYLDVGRWVAVFYGLVEPFAHLGRDFTRDPQTGDLIVDLAQLPLGETLADLIGPMRIQKATRPDAIVVESVSLVPISQTVLIGGAAIVAAVAIPGIITAADRGNLPGAGIAANERLAEISLRFIRQAEETFKNSDSDRNGTADYWTRDVAGLYALKDRSGQAIFLLDPATAQADPEGAPRYGLTPAAKNGYHFRMLTTDPDGEPYAKDEDKDGQSFTNRKRFAVTAWPAQYGQTGRLTFLMGEDGRIWKKDTGGQPVNRWPVPTPAQDGWEAVE